One window of the Salvia miltiorrhiza cultivar Shanhuang (shh) chromosome 6, IMPLAD_Smil_shh, whole genome shotgun sequence genome contains the following:
- the LOC130987805 gene encoding protein NRT1/ PTR FAMILY 5.5-like has product MKSSNRISALLWADILVAFALFVMQDYLTDVWNLSFTHAAAILNLWNGMSMVLQPFFVVLVDALLGNFTMLLISSTAYSLGIGFVAMSTPPVLGTCNRYEQECIGPTQKPLFYAGMALIAVGVAGNNVSLKPFLQEQEDRNLDAAPNFCLKIAGAVFVAIVALVGAIALPYVKPWSLRFGIPAICTVVATALFLTGLCCYRYDRRGAEGSQVKSLCRARMIPMLTTFVFCGVVSSVGNTYFVEQASNLNRNLGKWKVPPQVLLLAQKAAATVVSEALKSQGVAAGKGVVTAISFAVLCCITAARMELRRLRIVRRHGLLEKPDEEVPMSIFWLIFQFVLLACLEKFLEKSVEKMNEAEFPDDEGERRYPDNLAKGVSGLGFMCGVLSVYVVGEVSGRGGNASWFQDTLNTSRLDRYYWVLAALGAVNLFVYAVVGLCCRCFNR; this is encoded by the exons ATGAAGAGCTCCAACAGAATTTCTG CTCTACTGTGGGCAGACATATTGGTGGCTTTCGCGTTGTTTGTGATGCAGGATTATTTGACAGATGTTTGGAATCTAAGCTTCACTCATGCTGCTGCCATTCTGAATCTCTGGAATGGAATGTCTATGGTGTTACAACCTTTCTTCGTCGTCCTCGTCGACGCCCTTCTTGGAAATTTCACGATGCTGCTCATTTCCAGCACGGCCTACAGTCTC GGGATTGGTTTCGTAGCGATGTCGACTCCACCGGTTCTCGGCACGTGCAACAGATACGAGCAAGAATGCATCGGTCCAACGCAGAAACCTCTCTTCTACGCAGGCATGGCGTTGATAGCTGTGGGGGTAGCCGGCAACAACGTCTCGTTGAAACCTTTTCTTCAAGAGCAGGAAGATAGAAACCTCGACGCTGCGCCAAACTTCTGCCTGAAAATTGCCGGTGCTGTTTTTGTGGCGATTGTGGCATTAGTCGGCGCCATTGCGCTTCCATACGTCAAACCGTGGAGCCTCCGGTTCGGAATCCCGGCAATCTGTACAGTTGTAGCGACCGCGCTTTTCCTCACCGGTCTCTGCTGCTACAGATACGACAGGAGAGGAGCAGAAGGGAGCCAG GTGAAGAGCCTATGCAGAGCGCGCATGATACCGATGCTGACGACCTTCGTATTCTGCGGCGTCGTCTCCTCGGTCGGAAACACGTACTTCGTGGAGCAAGCCAGTAATCTGAACCGCAACCTCGGCAAATGGAAGGTTCCTCCGCAGGTGCTGCTGCTGGCGCAGAAGGCGGCGGCCACCGTGGTGAGCGAGGCGCTGAAAAGCCAAGGCGTGGCGGCCGGTAAAGGGGTCGTGACGGCGATATCGTTTGCAGTTCTGTGCTGCATAACCGCCGCGAGAATGGAGCTGAGGAGGCTTCGGATCGTGCGGAGGCACGGCCTGCTGGAGAAGCCCGACGAGGAGGTGCCGATGAGCATCTTCTGGCTGATCTTCCAGTTCGTGCTGCTGGCGTGCCTCGAGAAGTTCTTGGAGAAGAGCGTGGAGAAGATGAACGAGGCGGAGTTCCCCGACGACGAGGGCGAGAGGAGGTATCCGGACAACCTGGCGAAGGGGGTGTCGGGACTGGGATTCATGTGCGGCGTGCTGTCGGTGTATGTGGTCGGAGAAGTGAGCGGGCGAGGAGGGAACGCCAGCTGGTTTCAGGACACGTTGAACACGAGCCGGTTGGATCGGTATTATTGGGTGCTGGCGGCGTTGGGCGCCGTCAATCTATTCGTCTACGCCGTCGTCGGCTTGTGCTGCAGATGCTTCAATCGGTAG